Proteins encoded within one genomic window of Candidatus Cloacimonadota bacterium:
- the feoB gene encoding Fe(2+) transporter permease subunit FeoB yields the protein MKTLKIALAGNPNSGKTTLFNALTGFKQRVGNWPGVTVERKEGQYIHQDQKIEVVDLPGIYSFSAYSLDEKIAREYILHNEPDLVVNIIDASNLERSLYLTTQIIEMKRPLIVALNMMDVAQQRRVKIEVEHLAQHLGCPVVPIIASKKSGLEELKDTILSAMQATPISPTKVYYDSIVEEVIGELQKEVEPYADKHAVDSRWLAIKLLESDPLASELTNRELADHVQAASHKISKHTGQEADIVVLDGRYGFINGLTKDVIHKESHFQRGLTDVIDQIVLNRLFGVPIFLVILYLVFLLTIGVGEPFIEFFDRFFGTIFVDGFAHLLMSINAPAWLITFLAHGIGNGIRTVSTFIPPIFFIFFSLSILEDSGYMSRAAFVMDRFMRYIGLPGKAFIPMLVGFGCNVPAIMATRTLENEKDRILTILINPFMSCGAKLPVYALFAAIFFPATGGRIIFLLYLIGILLAIFTGFIFKSTLFKGETSSFVMELPLYHIPTMNGIFMHTWRRLKSFILRAGKVIILAVIVLSFLNSLGTDGQFRFAESEKSILSATGRYLTPIFSPMGISQDNWPATVGLFTGVFAKEVIIGTLGTLYETLGGEEEIEEEDFQFWQGIREAFSAIPEGFSSEEEEFEIKSEGEMIKRFGGRNNAFAYLLFVLIYMPCVAAIGAIYRETNLKWTLFSVGYLTILAWIIATLFYQFSIFFENPQGAIQWISISIGLYVIIFLLLRFIGKRKLTKRI from the coding sequence ATGAAAACTTTGAAAATAGCTTTAGCAGGCAATCCCAATAGTGGCAAAACTACTCTCTTCAATGCTCTGACAGGGTTTAAACAACGGGTCGGTAATTGGCCGGGTGTTACTGTAGAACGGAAAGAGGGTCAATATATTCATCAAGATCAGAAAATTGAAGTTGTTGACCTGCCTGGGATCTACTCCTTTTCTGCTTACTCTTTAGATGAAAAGATAGCTCGTGAATATATCTTACATAATGAGCCCGATTTAGTCGTAAATATTATCGATGCCTCAAATCTAGAACGAAGTCTTTATCTGACAACTCAGATCATAGAAATGAAAAGACCGCTCATTGTGGCACTAAATATGATGGATGTAGCACAACAGCGAAGAGTCAAGATCGAAGTAGAACATTTGGCACAACATTTAGGATGTCCTGTAGTTCCTATAATAGCGAGTAAGAAGAGTGGTCTGGAAGAACTGAAAGACACAATTTTGTCGGCGATGCAAGCAACACCAATATCTCCAACTAAGGTGTATTATGATTCTATTGTAGAAGAGGTAATCGGGGAATTACAGAAAGAGGTTGAGCCTTATGCTGATAAACATGCCGTTGATAGTCGTTGGTTAGCAATAAAGCTTCTGGAGAGCGATCCCTTGGCTTCAGAATTAACCAATAGAGAGTTAGCTGATCATGTACAAGCAGCTTCTCATAAGATCAGTAAACATACCGGACAAGAGGCAGATATAGTAGTGCTCGATGGTCGTTACGGTTTCATAAACGGCTTAACTAAGGATGTTATTCATAAAGAGAGCCATTTTCAAAGAGGGTTGACCGATGTCATTGATCAAATTGTACTAAATCGTTTATTCGGAGTACCGATATTTTTAGTGATCCTGTATCTGGTCTTTCTTCTTACTATTGGAGTCGGGGAACCCTTTATCGAGTTTTTTGACAGATTCTTCGGCACTATATTTGTCGATGGATTTGCCCATTTATTAATGTCGATTAATGCGCCGGCTTGGTTGATCACCTTTTTAGCTCACGGTATAGGGAATGGAATCAGAACGGTATCAACCTTTATACCACCCATATTTTTTATCTTCTTCTCATTATCCATACTGGAAGATTCGGGTTACATGTCTCGTGCTGCCTTTGTTATGGATCGTTTTATGCGTTATATCGGCTTACCCGGCAAAGCTTTCATTCCGATGCTGGTTGGCTTTGGTTGTAATGTGCCGGCAATAATGGCAACCCGAACCTTGGAGAATGAAAAGGACAGGATTTTGACGATCCTCATCAATCCCTTTATGTCTTGTGGAGCTAAACTGCCTGTTTATGCTCTATTTGCTGCCATATTCTTTCCTGCAACCGGAGGAAGGATCATCTTTCTATTATATTTGATCGGCATCCTCTTGGCAATTTTTACCGGTTTCATATTCAAAAGCACCCTCTTCAAAGGAGAGACTTCATCATTCGTTATGGAGTTACCACTCTATCATATTCCGACTATGAACGGAATCTTTATGCATACTTGGCGGAGATTGAAGAGTTTTATCCTCAGAGCGGGTAAAGTCATTATTTTAGCAGTAATCGTGCTCTCTTTTCTCAACTCATTGGGTACTGACGGGCAGTTTCGCTTTGCTGAATCTGAAAAATCGATCTTGAGTGCTACAGGGAGATATCTTACCCCAATCTTTTCACCAATGGGAATAAGTCAGGATAACTGGCCGGCAACTGTCGGTTTGTTTACCGGAGTTTTTGCTAAGGAGGTTATCATAGGAACCTTGGGAACTCTTTATGAAACACTTGGCGGAGAGGAAGAGATCGAGGAAGAGGATTTTCAATTTTGGCAGGGAATTAGAGAGGCATTTTCGGCAATACCGGAAGGATTTTCAAGTGAAGAAGAAGAGTTTGAGATCAAAAGCGAAGGTGAGATGATAAAACGTTTCGGTGGGAGAAATAACGCTTTTGCTTATCTTTTATTTGTCTTGATCTACATGCCCTGTGTGGCTGCTATCGGTGCTATCTATCGAGAAACAAATCTTAAATGGACTCTCTTCTCTGTGGGGTATCTGACAATTCTGGCATGGATCATAGCTACACTCTTCTACCAGTTCAGCATCTTCTTTGAGAATCCACAGGGTGCTATCCAATGGATATCAATCAGTATAGGATTATATGTCATAATCTTCCTATTGTTGCGTTTTATAGGTAAAAGAAAATTAACAAAGAGGATATAA
- a CDS encoding transcriptional repressor translates to MEYREVFINYLQSRGLKLTRPREAILDAVFAIHSHFDAEELYQMMRNNKSNVSLATVYRTLPYLLQAGLIRKSMCDESKEHYEHIYGHPNHLHLLCVACGRIVEQTDEELERVLNRIAKHNGFSMQDNTVRIKGLCSLCRKKP, encoded by the coding sequence ATGGAATACAGAGAAGTATTCATTAATTATTTACAATCACGAGGTTTGAAGTTAACCCGACCACGTGAAGCGATTTTAGATGCCGTTTTTGCAATTCATTCTCATTTCGATGCAGAGGAGTTGTATCAAATGATGCGTAATAATAAAAGCAATGTATCTCTGGCAACTGTATATCGCACCCTCCCCTATCTGCTACAAGCAGGATTGATCCGCAAATCTATGTGTGATGAAAGCAAAGAGCATTATGAGCATATCTATGGTCATCCCAATCATCTGCATCTGCTCTGTGTTGCCTGTGGCAGGATAGTGGAACAGACAGATGAAGAATTAGAGCGGGTATTAAACCGTATTGCTAAACATAACGGTTTTTCCATGCAAGATAACACTGTGAGAATAAAGGGACTCTGTTCCCTTTGTCGCAAAAAGCCATAA
- a CDS encoding chitobiase/beta-hexosaminidase C-terminal domain-containing protein encodes MRERMCGFMVLIIISLLVISCSEKTTEPENRVSTPEFDPPAGIYSPPLFVAITCETEGVIIRYTTDGSMPTSSSSRYTEPIEIITHTQLRAVAFKFGWKESFPGNAYYEIYDIVPDAIHPSEGDGTEENPYQIATLENLYWISANSDKWSKHYMQTADIDASATSDWFDEQGWLPIGWSPTDGRYGCFTGTYDGQGYTIEGLYSNRSEMNGNGLLGIVRNASIQNLFMTNVDITGDWYVGGLAAMACNSEIINCHVSGVVNGTRCVGGLVGSAYFYSRVSDSSSSAYVNGDVESGGLIGRADFSIVENSYSKGIVEGNRWIGGLVGTLWYSSIVNSYCTGDVTGDSVVGGLVGMNGNVSLITNCYSTGSVTGEEDTGGLVGITSEGVVVESFWDFETSGQTESSGGEGKSTEEMKTESTYTDVGWDFDTIWSINGNINEGYPYLQSNLPN; translated from the coding sequence ATGAGAGAAAGGATGTGCGGTTTTATGGTGTTGATAATCATCTCTCTGTTAGTCATTAGTTGCAGTGAGAAAACAACCGAGCCGGAGAATAGGGTTTCTACACCGGAATTCGATCCACCGGCAGGTATCTATTCTCCACCACTATTTGTTGCTATAACCTGTGAAACAGAAGGAGTAATCATCAGGTATACAACCGATGGTAGTATGCCAACATCGTCATCATCAAGATATACAGAACCGATTGAGATCATAACCCATACACAATTAAGGGCTGTAGCTTTCAAATTCGGCTGGAAGGAGAGTTTTCCCGGTAATGCATATTATGAAATTTATGATATAGTTCCTGATGCTATTCACCCATCAGAAGGTGACGGTACGGAAGAAAATCCTTATCAGATAGCGACACTGGAGAATCTTTACTGGATTAGTGCAAATTCTGATAAATGGAGTAAACATTATATGCAAACTGCCGATATTGATGCTTCAGCAACCAGCGACTGGTTTGATGAACAGGGTTGGTTACCGATAGGATGGTCTCCTACTGATGGTAGATATGGGTGTTTTACGGGAACATATGATGGTCAGGGTTATACCATTGAAGGCTTGTATTCAAATCGCAGTGAAATGAATGGTAATGGTCTTTTGGGTATAGTCAGGAATGCATCAATTCAGAATCTGTTTATGACAAATGTTGATATTACAGGAGATTGGTATGTAGGTGGTTTGGCAGCTATGGCATGTAATTCTGAAATAATAAACTGCCATGTCTCCGGAGTTGTTAATGGTACTCGCTGTGTTGGAGGTCTTGTTGGTAGTGCTTATTTTTACTCAAGAGTTTCCGACAGCAGCAGTAGTGCTTATGTCAACGGAGATGTTGAATCGGGTGGATTGATTGGACGTGCTGATTTTTCTATAGTTGAAAATAGTTATAGTAAAGGTATTGTTGAAGGAAATAGATGGATCGGTGGTTTAGTTGGTACTCTATGGTATTCCTCAATAGTTAATAGTTATTGCACGGGTGATGTAACAGGTGATAGTGTAGTTGGTGGTTTAGTAGGTATGAATGGGAATGTATCTTTGATAACGAACTGTTACAGTACTGGTAGTGTAACCGGTGAAGAGGATACCGGGGGACTAGTTGGAATAACATCAGAAGGAGTTGTTGTGGAGAGTTTCTGGGATTTTGAAACTTCCGGGCAGACTGAAAGTTCAGGTGGAGAGGGAAAAAGTACGGAAGAAATGAAGACTGAGTCCACTTATACGGATGTGGGCTGGGATTTTGATACCATCTGGTCGATAAACGGAAATATCAATGAAGGTTATCCTTATCTACAAAGTAACCTGCCAAACTGA
- the proS gene encoding proline--tRNA ligase, which translates to MSDKVKTAITPTRNEDYPQWYQQVIKAADLAENSEVRGCMVIKPWGYAIWENIQSSLDAMFKETGHRNAYFPLFIPKSFFEKEAEHVEGFAKECAVVTHSRLEDDGKGGLKAAGELTEPLIVRPTSETIIGASFSRWVSSYRDLPLLINQWANVVRWELRTRLFLRTTEFLWQEGHTVHASEEEAVEETYRMLDVYAEFAEKYLAIPVIKGEKTAGERFPGALQTFCIEAMMQDRKALQSGTSHFLGQNFAKASEIKFQSKEGREEYAWTTSWGVSTRMIGALIMAHSDDDGLILPPRIAPAHIAIIPIHRNEEDRIVVDNYIKKLLQDLKGLTYHDRKLLIEYDTRDINGGEKNWQWIKKGIPIRLEIGPRDVQNDSVFMGQRTKSPKEKKSISRTEFVNNVISYLDAIQEEIYNRALELRKQHTKKIDDKEEFYRFFTPKNEDKPEIHGGFAFSHWCGSTECEDKIKDDLKVTIRCIPLEGEREEGICFLCGKKSEQRVYFAKNY; encoded by the coding sequence ATGTCAGACAAAGTTAAAACAGCGATAACACCAACAAGAAATGAGGATTATCCTCAGTGGTATCAGCAGGTAATCAAGGCAGCGGATTTAGCGGAGAATAGTGAAGTACGGGGCTGTATGGTTATCAAACCATGGGGATATGCGATCTGGGAAAATATTCAGAGCAGTTTAGATGCGATGTTTAAAGAGACGGGGCATCGGAATGCCTATTTTCCCCTCTTCATCCCGAAGAGTTTCTTTGAGAAAGAAGCTGAACACGTCGAAGGATTTGCCAAAGAATGTGCTGTAGTTACTCACAGCCGTTTAGAAGATGATGGTAAAGGTGGTCTTAAAGCAGCTGGCGAGTTAACAGAACCTTTGATAGTCAGACCAACCAGTGAGACGATCATAGGAGCTTCGTTCAGCCGTTGGGTAAGTTCATATCGTGATTTACCTTTATTGATCAATCAATGGGCTAATGTTGTACGTTGGGAATTACGGACTCGACTCTTTTTACGCACTACCGAATTCCTTTGGCAGGAAGGTCATACCGTTCATGCCTCTGAAGAAGAGGCGGTAGAAGAGACTTACCGTATGCTCGATGTCTATGCTGAATTTGCCGAAAAATATCTGGCAATACCGGTAATTAAAGGCGAGAAGACAGCTGGAGAGCGTTTCCCTGGTGCATTGCAGACTTTCTGTATCGAAGCGATGATGCAAGATAGAAAGGCATTACAATCAGGAACTTCGCACTTTTTAGGGCAGAATTTTGCCAAAGCATCAGAGATCAAATTTCAGAGTAAAGAGGGGCGTGAAGAATATGCCTGGACTACCTCTTGGGGGGTATCTACCAGAATGATCGGTGCTTTGATCATGGCACACAGTGATGATGATGGTCTGATCTTACCACCCAGAATAGCTCCTGCTCATATCGCCATTATTCCTATTCATCGCAATGAAGAAGATAGGATAGTAGTAGATAATTATATCAAGAAGCTCTTGCAGGACTTGAAAGGGTTAACTTATCATGACCGTAAGCTCTTAATAGAATATGATACCCGAGATATTAACGGTGGAGAAAAGAACTGGCAGTGGATCAAGAAAGGTATCCCTATTCGTTTGGAGATAGGACCTCGTGATGTGCAAAACGATTCTGTCTTTATGGGACAGCGTACTAAATCTCCCAAAGAGAAGAAATCGATATCAAGGACTGAGTTTGTCAACAATGTTATCTCTTATCTTGATGCAATACAGGAAGAGATCTATAATCGAGCATTAGAGTTAAGAAAGCAACATACCAAAAAAATAGATGATAAAGAAGAATTTTACCGCTTCTTTACTCCCAAGAATGAAGATAAACCGGAGATCCATGGTGGTTTTGCCTTTTCACACTGGTGCGGCAGCACAGAATGTGAAGATAAGATCAAAGATGATCTGAAAGTGACTATCCGCTGTATTCCCTTAGAAGGGGAAAGAGAGGAAGGTATCTGCTTTTTGTGCGGTAAGAAGAGCGAACAACGGGTCTATTTTGCCAAGAATTATTAA
- a CDS encoding RNA-binding S4 domain-containing protein: MRFRLNKHEDEITLEAFLKAVGANDDYQQIRFMIKDGKVWVNGDKEIARRRLLKAGDNVAFEDRYYIIFPHREEYVKKPRKPEKDQRGSPFDERIKTEKVLHHKKPLQWSEKKVVKKVKSKTDSSKENS; this comes from the coding sequence ATGAGATTCAGGTTAAATAAGCACGAAGACGAGATTACTTTAGAAGCTTTTCTAAAGGCGGTAGGAGCAAATGATGACTATCAACAAATACGCTTCATGATCAAGGATGGCAAAGTCTGGGTAAACGGAGATAAGGAAATTGCCCGAAGAAGGTTGTTGAAAGCCGGCGATAATGTAGCTTTTGAGGATCGTTACTATATAATATTTCCGCACCGTGAAGAGTATGTCAAGAAACCAAGAAAACCTGAAAAAGATCAGAGAGGTAGTCCTTTTGACGAAAGAATTAAGACCGAAAAGGTGTTGCATCATAAGAAACCGTTACAGTGGTCCGAGAAGAAGGTAGTGAAGAAGGTAAAGAGCAAGACAGATAGCAGTAAAGAGAATAGTTAA
- a CDS encoding competence/damage-inducible protein A, which translates to MKCSTAVICIGSELLSGRVVNSNLSFLGLELEKIGLPIKYSVIVPDDESSITDSLNDCLKRSNVIITVGGLGPTSDDITKRSIALFLGKPLNFNEEIWSSTNQRFARRGLSTPECNRSQAEVPQDFVVLKNDLGTAPGLYYDHGEQLIIMLPGVPTEMKALFTEKVKPLLVDKYHAKSLIVRTIHTIDIPESQLADMIKDISLPDKVNLAFLSQPGRVDLRISSADEVLINSIFHSLCERCNPNIWGYDEESLPGIIHNLMISGDLKLSIAESCTGGLIQAKLTDIPGASAFFSGGVVTYSDQAKMDLLGVSKVCLEEYGAVSTETAEEMAEGVRKKFKSDIGAAVTGIAGPTGGTEEKPVGMVCFAVSHKKMIKSWKRIFPGNRESIRENATFFLLNLIRQTLITKI; encoded by the coding sequence ATGAAATGTAGTACAGCAGTAATATGTATTGGTAGTGAATTACTCTCGGGACGGGTGGTTAACTCGAATCTTTCTTTTCTAGGATTAGAACTGGAAAAAATCGGCTTACCAATTAAGTATTCTGTTATTGTTCCCGATGATGAATCTTCTATTACAGACTCTCTGAATGATTGTTTAAAAAGAAGCAATGTCATTATAACAGTTGGAGGTTTGGGACCAACATCTGACGATATTACCAAAAGAAGTATCGCTCTGTTTCTTGGAAAACCATTGAATTTCAATGAAGAGATTTGGTCATCGACCAATCAGAGATTTGCTCGTAGAGGATTGTCAACTCCCGAGTGTAATCGCAGTCAGGCAGAAGTACCCCAAGATTTTGTTGTTTTAAAGAACGACTTGGGTACTGCCCCGGGTTTATATTATGATCATGGAGAACAGCTTATAATAATGCTACCTGGTGTTCCTACTGAAATGAAGGCATTATTTACTGAGAAAGTAAAACCCTTACTTGTTGATAAATATCATGCAAAATCGTTGATAGTGAGAACTATTCATACGATAGATATTCCCGAATCGCAATTAGCAGACATGATCAAAGATATCAGCCTACCCGATAAAGTTAACTTGGCTTTTTTATCACAGCCGGGCAGGGTTGATCTCCGGATCAGTAGTGCTGATGAAGTTTTGATTAATTCAATTTTTCATTCGCTATGCGAAAGATGTAATCCGAACATCTGGGGATATGATGAAGAGTCATTACCGGGTATAATACACAATCTGATGATCTCCGGAGATTTAAAGCTCTCCATAGCAGAGTCTTGTACCGGTGGTCTTATTCAGGCAAAGTTAACCGATATTCCGGGCGCTTCTGCTTTCTTCAGTGGTGGAGTCGTTACTTATAGTGATCAAGCCAAGATGGATTTGCTGGGTGTCAGTAAGGTTTGTCTGGAGGAATATGGAGCTGTTAGTACCGAAACAGCGGAGGAGATGGCAGAAGGTGTTCGGAAGAAATTCAAGTCTGATATTGGTGCTGCAGTCACCGGAATAGCCGGTCCAACAGGGGGAACTGAAGAAAAACCGGTGGGTATGGTCTGTTTTGCAGTGTCTCATAAAAAGATGATAAAATCGTGGAAAAGAATATTTCCGGGAAATCGGGAATCGATCAGAGAGAATGCTACCTTTTTCCTCTTAAATTTGATCCGCCAAACCTTAATAACAAAAATATAA
- a CDS encoding tetratricopeptide repeat protein, with product MFNLVEHIRQNYYRKKGQKLLVQGKPEKAYLYLEKALMLEDNPGNIYNLALALLAMKRFAEAENYLKKILSSYPENELATLTLAELYMQQREWDQAKELLVKLVEFHPTNQNYKKYLERISDPELREKYIKAKELLNESQRLLEKKEIKEALKTLLEAEICDPENPYIQNNLGYFYLMLEKQPKKALTYFQKAYQLEPENPKFRQNLYRVRKQIRK from the coding sequence ATGTTTAATTTAGTTGAGCATATACGACAAAATTACTATCGTAAAAAAGGCCAGAAACTACTCGTGCAAGGTAAACCGGAGAAGGCATATCTGTATCTGGAAAAAGCTCTAATGTTAGAAGACAATCCGGGAAATATCTATAATTTGGCTCTAGCTCTATTAGCAATGAAGCGATTTGCAGAGGCAGAAAACTATCTTAAGAAAATACTTTCGTCATATCCGGAAAATGAGCTGGCAACTCTGACATTGGCAGAGTTATATATGCAACAAAGAGAGTGGGATCAGGCAAAAGAACTGCTGGTCAAGTTGGTCGAATTTCATCCAACTAATCAGAACTACAAAAAATATTTAGAGAGGATCAGTGATCCGGAACTGAGAGAGAAATACATCAAAGCGAAAGAGTTATTAAACGAATCACAACGACTTTTGGAAAAGAAGGAGATCAAAGAAGCACTCAAGACTCTTCTTGAAGCAGAGATATGTGATCCGGAAAATCCGTATATCCAGAACAATCTCGGATATTTTTATCTAATGCTGGAAAAACAACCAAAGAAGGCACTCACCTATTTTCAGAAAGCTTATCAACTTGAACCGGAAAATCCGAAGTTCCGGCAAAATCTATATCGAGTCAGGAAACAAATCCGCAAATGA
- a CDS encoding transglycosylase SLT domain-containing protein has translation MKRKRKLVKWIFWILIILILIYNPLSARLMTLIVAKAHNLDTQLFYRLVAAESSFRTLAYSRNKAIGLGQVQVNTAKYIFPQYVEGMLWFPPTNLHISAIYFRYLLNKYRDNVSLSLAAYNWGEANVDRKIKEERIIIDSETNYRHLFRNVPETYFFIKKILE, from the coding sequence ATGAAAAGGAAAAGGAAGCTTGTTAAATGGATTTTTTGGATTTTGATCATCTTAATCCTTATTTATAATCCGCTGTCTGCCAGATTGATGACTCTGATAGTGGCCAAAGCACATAATTTAGATACTCAACTCTTCTATCGGTTAGTAGCGGCCGAAAGTTCTTTTCGAACTCTGGCATACTCCCGAAACAAAGCTATCGGATTAGGTCAGGTACAGGTAAATACGGCTAAATATATATTCCCTCAATATGTTGAAGGTATGCTTTGGTTTCCTCCTACAAATCTACATATTTCTGCTATTTATTTTCGATACCTGCTCAATAAATACCGTGATAATGTATCACTCTCTTTAGCTGCCTATAACTGGGGAGAAGCAAATGTTGACAGGAAGATCAAAGAAGAAAGAATAATCATTGATAGCGAAACTAATTATCGCCATCTCTTTAGAAATGTCCCGGAGACCTACTTCTTTATCAAAAAAATACTGGAATAG
- a CDS encoding serpin family protein, translating into MKIFVLFLTVIVTALIVSSCAKAEEVEYDHQIITDGINQLTFDILPLLNNQNTFFSPYSISSALAMTYAGARGNTEQEMSQVLYFAEDQKVFHPSFQKLNQELENRKREGIVLNNANALWVDYTANLSNDFLNLNNRYYGAGAERLDFFRETEASRLHINEWVEEKTEEKIKDLLSPGDVTPDTRLILTNAIYFLGSWLEEFNPEMTREQNFYVTPQRGTRVPFMRRDDSLQYVEKADYQMVQLPYTGEELAMVIILPKKDIPLASIIENLDNDKFNEALESLTIEKVDLQLPKFKFEAKYNMKDMFRKLGMIEAFSEYADFTAMTSDEERFFIDEIIHQAFVEVDEKGTEAAAATAVVMRTTSIDGPQPIIFRADRPFLFFINDTVTNTILFSGTLINPQK; encoded by the coding sequence ATGAAAATTTTCGTACTATTCTTAACCGTAATTGTTACTGCTTTGATCGTTAGCTCTTGTGCCAAAGCAGAAGAGGTTGAATATGATCATCAGATCATTACAGATGGTATCAACCAATTAACTTTCGATATTTTGCCATTGTTGAACAACCAAAACACTTTTTTCTCACCATATTCTATTTCTTCTGCACTGGCTATGACTTATGCCGGAGCAAGAGGAAACACTGAGCAAGAGATGTCTCAAGTACTCTATTTTGCTGAAGATCAGAAGGTTTTCCACCCCTCTTTCCAAAAACTTAATCAAGAACTGGAGAATCGAAAAAGAGAGGGGATAGTTCTCAATAATGCCAATGCTTTGTGGGTTGACTATACAGCTAATCTAAGCAACGATTTCCTTAACCTAAATAATCGTTACTATGGAGCCGGAGCAGAGAGGTTGGATTTCTTTAGAGAAACCGAAGCGAGCAGATTACATATCAATGAGTGGGTTGAAGAGAAGACAGAAGAGAAGATCAAGGACTTACTATCTCCGGGTGATGTAACACCGGATACGAGATTGATCCTGACAAATGCCATATATTTTCTGGGTAGCTGGTTGGAAGAGTTTAATCCTGAAATGACTCGAGAGCAGAATTTCTATGTTACTCCACAACGAGGTACCAGAGTTCCTTTTATGAGAAGAGATGATTCTTTACAATATGTAGAAAAAGCTGATTATCAAATGGTGCAACTTCCATATACAGGGGAAGAACTCGCTATGGTCATAATTTTACCGAAGAAGGATATTCCACTTGCATCAATTATAGAGAACTTGGATAATGATAAGTTTAATGAGGCATTAGAATCGCTTACTATTGAAAAGGTCGATCTTCAGCTACCAAAATTTAAGTTTGAAGCTAAGTACAATATGAAAGATATGTTTAGAAAATTAGGCATGATCGAAGCTTTTTCCGAATATGCTGACTTCACTGCCATGACAAGTGATGAAGAGAGATTCTTTATTGATGAGATCATTCACCAAGCATTTGTCGAGGTTGATGAAAAGGGAACAGAAGCAGCTGCGGCGACAGCTGTAGTGATGAGGACTACTTCTATCGATGGACCTCAACCGATAATCTTTAGAGCTGACAGACCATTCCTCTTCTTTATCAATGATACGGTTACCAATACAATACTTTTCAGCGGAACTCTTATAAATCCACAGAAATAA